In Eleginops maclovinus isolate JMC-PN-2008 ecotype Puerto Natales chromosome 10, JC_Emac_rtc_rv5, whole genome shotgun sequence, the following proteins share a genomic window:
- the LOC134870442 gene encoding LOW QUALITY PROTEIN: urotensin-2 receptor (The sequence of the model RefSeq protein was modified relative to this genomic sequence to represent the inferred CDS: inserted 1 base in 1 codon), whose protein sequence is MTTVSMEPVGVFSERGTNATDSPLNVHEDSAATFTIGTILSIMCFMGVTGNIYTLVVMCHSMRTAASMYIYIINLALADLLYLLTIPFVVCTHFLKGWYFGDAGCRILISMDFXTMHASIFTLTIMSTERYFAVLKPLDTVKRSKSYRKAIALLVWLASLILTLPMIVSIQMMTVGNKAMCQPTLSPLSYKVYISFLFCTSIVAPGLIIGYLYIQLARTYWVSQTETFKQTKKLPNQKVLYLIFTIVLLFWACFLPFWIWQLLGQFHPSLPLSTKAKRNINYLTTCLTYSNSCINPFLYTLLTKNYKEYLRKHKRSWSAGSYFNRRSRFQRSPRRSPSSSSQQCTESFMLTHTASLRAHNSSL, encoded by the exons ATGACCACAGTGTCCATGGAGCCTGTGGGAGTCTTCTCGGAGAGGGGCACCAACGCCACCGACTCACCCCTGAACGTGCATGAGGACTCGGCCGCCACCTTCACCATCGGCACCATCCTCTCCATCATGTGCTTCATGGGAGTGACCGGGAACATCTACACCCTGGTGGTCATGTGCCACTCCATGAGGACTGCAGCCTCCATGTACATCTACATCATCAACCTGGCTCTGGCGGACCTGCTGTACCTCCTTACCATTCCCTTTGTGGTGTGCACGCACTTCCTGAAAGGCTGGTACTTCGGGGACGCCGGGTGCCGGATTCTCATCAGCATGGACT TGACCATGCATGCTAGCATCTTCACGCTCACCATCATGAGCACGGAGCGCTACTTCGCCGTTCTCAAGCCGTTGGACACGGTCAAGCGGTCTAAGAGTTACCGGAAAGCCATCGCCTTGCTGGTGTGGTTAGCGTCTCTCATCCTGACCCTGCCGATGATCGTGAGCATCCAGATGATGACGGTGGGCAACAAGGCGATGTGTCAGCCCACGTTGTCTCCGCTCTCCTACAAGGTTTACATCTCCTTCCTGTTTTGCACTAGCATCGTGGCGCCCGGGCTGATCATTGGCTATCTCTACATCCAGCTGGCACGCACCTATTGGGTTTCCCAGACGGAGACGTTCAAACAAACCAAGAAGCTGCCCAATCAAAAG GTGCTGTACCTGATCTTCACCATCGTGCTCCTCTTCTGGGCTTGCTTCCTGCCCTTCTGGATCTGGCAGCTGCTGGGTCAGTTCCACCCGTCCCTGCCCCTGTCCACCAAAGCCAAGCGCAACATCAACTACCTGACCACGTGTCTGACGTACTCCAACAGCTGCATCAACCCCTTCCTCTACACGCTGCTCACCAAGAACTACAAGGAGTACCTGAGGAAGCACAAGCGCTCCTGGTCGGCCGGCAGCTACTTCAACCGGAGGAGTCGCTTCCAGCGTTCGCCGCGCAGGTCACCGTCGTCCAGCAGCCAGCAGTGCACCGAGAGCttcatgctcacacacactgcctcccTGCGAGCACACAACAGCAGTTTGTAA